In Bradyrhizobium guangxiense, the following are encoded in one genomic region:
- a CDS encoding dicarboxylate/amino acid:cation symporter yields MSTITAAPAAEPKPLYTSLFVQVLAALVLGVILGMAVPDFAIGLKILSDAFLKLISMIVAPIVFCVVVHGIAGAGDLKKVGRVGVKALVYFEVMTTVALVVGLLLAYLFGPGHGMNIDPSTLDAKALNTYADNAHKLSGGGIGAFLMNVIPTTSFDALSRNDVLQVLFFAVLFGVGLALVGGEKGALVTSIIDAASTVLFRVMGLIVRVAPLGVLGAVAYTVGKYGVGSLKQLVSLVMLFYVSVGIFVLGVLGGVMSLAGINILKFLAYLREELTIVLATASSDAVLPQIMKKLERMGVKDSVVGLVIPTGYSFNLDAFSIYLTLALVFIAQATNTPLSFGDLLLVLGVSLITSKGAHGVPGSAIVILAATLNAVPSIPAIGLVLVLSVDWFIGMARALGNLVGNCVATVVVAAWEGDLDRTKAARALEGGELVDVTAG; encoded by the coding sequence ATGTCCACCATCACCGCAGCACCCGCGGCCGAGCCAAAGCCGCTCTACACCTCGCTGTTCGTCCAGGTTCTTGCCGCACTGGTGCTTGGCGTCATCTTGGGAATGGCGGTCCCGGACTTCGCCATCGGGCTCAAGATCCTGAGCGACGCCTTCCTCAAGCTGATCTCCATGATCGTGGCACCGATCGTGTTCTGCGTCGTCGTGCACGGCATCGCCGGTGCCGGCGACCTCAAGAAGGTCGGCCGGGTCGGCGTCAAGGCGCTGGTCTATTTCGAGGTCATGACGACGGTCGCCCTCGTGGTCGGCCTGCTGCTCGCCTATCTCTTCGGCCCCGGCCACGGCATGAACATCGATCCCTCGACGCTCGATGCCAAGGCGCTCAACACCTATGCCGATAATGCCCACAAACTGTCCGGTGGCGGGATCGGCGCCTTTCTGATGAACGTGATCCCGACCACCTCGTTCGATGCACTGTCGCGCAACGACGTGCTCCAGGTGCTGTTCTTCGCCGTGCTGTTCGGCGTCGGCCTTGCGCTCGTCGGCGGTGAGAAGGGGGCACTCGTCACCTCCATCATCGATGCGGCCTCCACCGTACTGTTCCGCGTGATGGGCCTGATTGTCCGCGTCGCCCCGCTCGGCGTGCTCGGCGCGGTTGCCTACACCGTCGGCAAATATGGTGTCGGCTCGCTGAAGCAGCTCGTCTCGCTGGTGATGCTGTTCTACGTGTCGGTGGGCATTTTCGTGCTCGGCGTGCTCGGCGGCGTGATGTCGCTTGCCGGAATCAACATCCTCAAGTTTCTCGCCTACCTCCGCGAGGAGCTGACCATCGTGCTCGCAACCGCATCGTCCGACGCCGTGCTGCCCCAGATCATGAAGAAGCTGGAGCGCATGGGCGTGAAGGATTCGGTCGTCGGCCTCGTGATCCCGACCGGCTATTCCTTCAACCTCGACGCCTTCTCGATCTATTTGACGCTTGCCCTCGTGTTCATCGCGCAGGCAACCAACACGCCGCTCTCGTTTGGCGATCTTCTGCTGGTGCTCGGCGTCTCCCTGATCACGTCAAAGGGCGCGCATGGCGTGCCCGGGTCGGCCATCGTGATCCTGGCAGCGACGCTCAATGCAGTACCGAGCATTCCCGCGATCGGCCTCGTACTGGTGCTGTCGGTCGACTGGTTCATCGGCATGGCCCGCGCGCTCGGCAATCTCGTTGGAAACTGCGTCGCAACGGTCGTGGTGGCGGCCTGGGAAGGCGACCTCGACCGCACCAAGGCGGCCAGGGCGCTCGAAGGCGGTGAACTGGTGGACGTGACCGCCGGATAG
- a CDS encoding allantoate amidohydrolase: protein MAAANAVQNASFGEEIVRRIDDLAAISEGSGNLTRVYLTQALREAADLILSWMREAGMSAHLDAIGNVCGRYEGERPGSPCLMLGSHYDTVRNAGKWDGPLGVITAIACIADLNRRGKRLPFAIEVVGFADEEGVRFASTLLGSRAVAGTFDESVLNARDRDGVSMRDALVQFGLNPDRIGAAARARCELLAYLELHIEQGPVLEAQDLPVGVVTAIAGATRLAARLTGMAGHAGTVPMALRRDALAGAAECIGAIEQFCRTDVAGLVGTVGYIEARPGATNVIPGEVSFTIDIRAPTDLHRKRAVADVVRQIEAIAKRRQLALQLDVTHENRTVPCAQWLKDQVGEAIAAEGFSVFKLPSGAGHDGMAMVDIADIGMIFVRCRGGISHHPDEHVEPADVDAGARVLLRVIENFRPREGSAGAG, encoded by the coding sequence ATGGCGGCCGCCAACGCCGTTCAAAATGCTTCATTCGGCGAAGAGATCGTGCGCCGGATTGACGATCTGGCTGCCATCTCGGAAGGAAGCGGCAACCTCACCCGCGTCTATCTCACCCAGGCGTTGCGCGAGGCGGCGGACCTCATCCTGAGCTGGATGCGCGAAGCCGGCATGAGCGCTCATCTCGACGCGATCGGCAATGTCTGCGGCCGTTACGAAGGCGAGCGGCCGGGCTCGCCCTGCCTGATGCTCGGCTCGCACTACGACACGGTGCGCAATGCCGGCAAATGGGATGGACCGCTGGGCGTGATCACGGCGATCGCTTGCATCGCCGACCTCAATCGCCGCGGCAAGCGCCTGCCGTTTGCGATCGAAGTCGTGGGCTTTGCCGACGAGGAGGGGGTGCGTTTCGCTTCGACCTTGCTCGGCAGCCGTGCGGTGGCCGGTACATTCGACGAGAGCGTCCTGAATGCGCGTGACCGCGATGGCGTGTCGATGCGCGATGCGCTCGTGCAGTTCGGCCTCAACCCCGATCGTATCGGCGCGGCCGCGCGGGCGCGGTGTGAGCTGCTTGCCTATCTCGAATTGCATATCGAGCAGGGGCCGGTGCTGGAAGCGCAGGATCTGCCCGTGGGGGTCGTCACCGCGATCGCCGGCGCTACGCGGCTCGCCGCGCGGCTGACCGGCATGGCGGGACATGCCGGCACCGTACCCATGGCGCTGCGCCGTGACGCGCTCGCCGGCGCTGCCGAATGCATCGGGGCGATCGAGCAGTTCTGCCGCACCGACGTGGCCGGCCTGGTCGGCACCGTCGGCTACATCGAGGCGCGGCCCGGCGCGACCAACGTCATTCCGGGGGAGGTGTCGTTCACCATCGACATTCGCGCGCCGACCGACCTGCACCGCAAGCGGGCGGTGGCCGATGTCGTCCGCCAGATCGAGGCGATCGCCAAGCGCCGGCAGCTTGCCCTTCAGCTTGACGTGACCCACGAGAACCGTACCGTACCTTGCGCGCAATGGCTCAAGGACCAGGTCGGCGAGGCGATCGCTGCGGAGGGCTTTTCTGTGTTCAAGCTGCCGAGCGGGGCAGGGCACGACGGCATGGCGATGGTCGACATCGCCGATATCGGCATGATCTTCGTCCGCTGCCGCGGCGGCATCAGCCATCACCCGGACGAGCATGTGGAGCCGGCCGATGTCGACGCCGGCGCGCGGGTGCTGCTGCGGGTGATCGAGAATTTCAGGCCGCGGGAAGGATCGGCCGGGGCAGGTTGA
- a CDS encoding nucleoside deaminase, giving the protein MTGASERDEHFLRLSFGVPRRSLTHGNHPFGCIVVDAGGKVLIEAENGYMPDRDGTAHAERLAATQACRTLSRDVLATATLYSSAEPCAMCAGAIYWAGIGRVVYGLSEHRLRGLTGDHPENPTLDLPCREVFASGQRPTEIVGPLLEDEAEALHDGVWTK; this is encoded by the coding sequence ATGACCGGCGCATCCGAACGGGACGAACACTTTCTGCGCCTGTCCTTCGGTGTCCCCCGCCGCTCCCTCACCCACGGCAATCATCCGTTCGGCTGTATCGTCGTCGATGCGGGCGGCAAGGTGCTGATCGAGGCCGAGAACGGCTACATGCCCGATCGCGACGGCACCGCACATGCCGAGCGCCTCGCGGCAACCCAGGCCTGCCGCACGCTCAGCCGCGACGTGCTGGCGACAGCCACGCTCTATTCCTCGGCTGAGCCCTGCGCGATGTGCGCTGGCGCGATCTACTGGGCCGGCATCGGCCGCGTCGTCTATGGCCTCAGCGAGCATCGCCTGCGCGGCCTCACCGGCGACCATCCGGAGAATCCCACCCTCGACCTGCCGTGCCGCGAGGTCTTTGCCAGCGGCCAGCGGCCAACCGAAATCGTTGGCCCGCTGCTCGAGGACGAAGCCGAGGCGCTACACGACGGCGTATGGACGAAGTAG
- a CDS encoding ABC transporter ATP-binding protein: MLDSTPEDLISGESPLLRTIGLTKRYGDFLANDSVDIDIWPGEIHALLGENGAGKSTLVKAIYGLIQPSAGEIRWQGERIVLSGPSEARRLGIGMVFQHFSLFDNLTVAENVALGLDGRESFNDMSARLAQVSKTYGLPLDPRREVWQLSVGERQRIEIVRALMQDPKFLILDEPTAVLTPQEADQLFIVLERLKAEGRAILYISHKLEEVKRLCDTATILRGGRKVETCNPRLETAASLARMMVGGEVKEVKAAAGRKTTVPRLVVNDLSLAPSEPHGVRLEHISFELKGGEILGIAGVAGNGQDELFAALSGERLSKDPGTVVIEGIAAGHLSITQRRKLGAAFVPEERLGHGTAPRMKLSENALLTGHAASGMVRRGFIDTAATLKTVDRATETFDVRKAKRDPEAASLSGGNLQKFIVGREILRNPAVLVVSQPTWGVDAGAAAVIRQALLDLATAGAAVLVTSQDLDELTEIADRIAVMFHGRLSAPLATSEATREKLGLLMGGSSLEPKEAAHAVGA; encoded by the coding sequence ATGTTGGATTCGACACCTGAGGACCTGATTTCCGGCGAGTCCCCGCTGCTGCGGACGATCGGACTGACCAAGCGCTATGGCGATTTCCTCGCCAACGATTCCGTCGACATCGATATCTGGCCCGGCGAAATCCACGCGCTGCTCGGCGAGAACGGCGCGGGCAAGTCGACCCTGGTCAAGGCGATCTACGGACTGATCCAGCCCAGCGCCGGCGAGATTCGCTGGCAGGGCGAGCGGATCGTGCTGTCTGGCCCCTCGGAAGCACGCCGCCTCGGCATCGGCATGGTCTTCCAGCACTTCTCGCTGTTCGACAATCTCACAGTCGCCGAGAACGTCGCACTCGGCCTCGACGGACGGGAATCCTTCAACGACATGTCGGCGCGGCTCGCGCAGGTGTCAAAGACTTACGGCCTTCCGCTCGATCCCCGGCGCGAGGTCTGGCAATTGTCGGTCGGCGAGCGCCAGCGCATCGAGATCGTTCGCGCCTTGATGCAGGATCCAAAGTTCCTGATCCTGGACGAGCCCACCGCGGTGTTGACGCCGCAGGAAGCCGATCAGCTCTTCATCGTTTTGGAGCGACTCAAGGCCGAAGGCCGCGCCATCCTCTACATCAGCCACAAGCTCGAGGAGGTAAAGCGGCTGTGCGATACCGCCACGATTCTGCGCGGCGGCAGGAAGGTCGAGACCTGCAATCCCAGGCTGGAGACCGCAGCATCGCTCGCGCGCATGATGGTCGGTGGTGAGGTCAAGGAGGTGAAGGCGGCGGCCGGCCGGAAGACCACCGTGCCGCGGCTCGTCGTCAACGATCTGTCGCTCGCACCAAGCGAGCCGCATGGCGTACGGCTCGAGCACATCTCGTTCGAGTTGAAGGGCGGCGAGATTCTGGGCATCGCCGGCGTCGCCGGCAACGGCCAGGATGAATTGTTCGCCGCACTCTCCGGCGAGCGGCTGTCCAAGGATCCCGGCACCGTGGTGATCGAAGGCATCGCTGCCGGCCACCTCTCGATTACCCAGCGCCGCAAGTTGGGCGCGGCTTTCGTGCCCGAGGAGCGGCTCGGCCACGGCACCGCGCCGCGCATGAAGCTGTCGGAGAACGCACTGCTCACCGGGCACGCCGCCAGCGGCATGGTCCGTCGCGGCTTCATCGACACCGCAGCGACACTGAAGACAGTTGACCGCGCAACCGAAACCTTCGACGTCCGTAAGGCCAAGCGCGATCCGGAAGCTGCGAGCCTGTCCGGCGGCAATTTGCAGAAATTCATCGTGGGGCGCGAGATCCTGCGCAATCCCGCCGTGCTGGTGGTGAGCCAGCCGACCTGGGGCGTGGACGCCGGCGCGGCGGCCGTCATCCGTCAGGCGCTGCTTGATCTCGCAACCGCCGGTGCCGCCGTGCTCGTGACCAGCCAGGATCTCGACGAGCTGACGGAGATCGCCGACCGGATCGCCGTGATGTTCCACGGCAGATTGTCAGCGCCGCTCGCCACGAGCGAAGCGACGCGCGAAAAGCTCGGCCTGCTGATGGGCGGCAGCAGCCTGGAGCCGAAGGAGGCCGCGCATGCAGTTGGTGCTTGA
- a CDS encoding ABC transporter permease, whose product MQLVLEKRAERSGTIALVSPLIAVGLTIATMVILFAILGKNPLLALHAYFIAPLTDGYSLQEIAVKATPLVMIAIGLSLCYLANAWNIGAEGQFLIGAVAGSWIAVRTQGTDAGAWVLPAMLMLAAAAGALYALIPAICKVKFGASEILTSLMLVYVADLFLDYLVRGPWRDPHGFNFPTTAEFDPVATVPLLIEGGRLHLGAIIALVVVAAAAILLGRTIKGFEIRVVGAAPRAARFGGFNANQLIILTFAVSGALAGLAGIIEVAGPVGHLQPGISPGYGFTAIIVAFLGRLNPLGILIAGLFLALTFIGGEQAQIAMKIPLDVTKVFQGILLFYVLACDSLILYRFKLVFPNRQVPRGAG is encoded by the coding sequence ATGCAGTTGGTGCTTGAGAAGCGCGCCGAGCGCTCGGGCACGATCGCGCTGGTCTCGCCGCTGATCGCGGTCGGCCTCACGATCGCGACCATGGTCATCCTGTTCGCGATCCTCGGCAAGAATCCGCTGCTTGCCTTGCACGCCTATTTCATCGCGCCCTTGACCGATGGCTATTCGCTCCAGGAGATCGCAGTGAAGGCGACGCCACTGGTGATGATCGCAATTGGGCTGTCGCTCTGCTATCTCGCCAATGCCTGGAACATCGGCGCCGAAGGCCAATTCCTGATCGGCGCGGTGGCCGGCAGCTGGATCGCGGTGAGGACGCAGGGCACCGACGCCGGCGCCTGGGTGCTGCCCGCCATGCTCATGCTCGCCGCCGCCGCAGGCGCGCTCTATGCGCTGATCCCGGCGATCTGCAAGGTGAAATTCGGCGCCAGCGAGATCCTGACCAGCCTGATGCTGGTTTATGTCGCCGACCTCTTCCTTGACTATCTCGTGCGCGGCCCCTGGCGCGACCCGCATGGCTTCAACTTCCCGACCACGGCCGAGTTCGACCCGGTGGCGACCGTCCCGTTGCTGATCGAGGGCGGCCGGCTGCATCTCGGCGCGATCATCGCGCTCGTTGTCGTCGCGGCAGCGGCAATCCTGCTCGGGCGAACCATCAAGGGTTTCGAGATCCGCGTGGTCGGTGCGGCCCCCCGCGCGGCGCGGTTTGGCGGCTTCAACGCCAACCAGCTGATCATCCTGACCTTCGCGGTATCAGGCGCGCTCGCAGGCCTTGCCGGCATCATCGAGGTCGCGGGTCCCGTCGGCCATCTCCAGCCCGGGATTTCGCCGGGCTACGGCTTTACCGCGATCATCGTTGCCTTCCTTGGCCGCTTGAACCCGCTTGGAATATTGATTGCAGGCCTTTTCCTTGCATTGACCTTTATCGGCGGCGAGCAGGCGCAGATCGCGATGAAGATTCCGTTGGATGTCACCAAGGTGTTTCAGGGCATTTTGCTGTTCTACGTGCTCGCCTGCGATTCCCTGATCCTCTATCGATTCAAGCTGGTGTTCCCGAACCGACAGGTGCCCCGTGGAGCTGGTTGA